One Bufo gargarizans isolate SCDJY-AF-19 chromosome 3, ASM1485885v1, whole genome shotgun sequence DNA segment encodes these proteins:
- the LOC122931228 gene encoding zinc finger protein OZF-like: MMEEHQPLISQENLSKKCENVMLPLDEDILQRSSGENLITLNVHPGLHSTDLSYNPPNYEDPSPDQSQIVTASTSQKRIKRFHCGKESTNSSGLSTHRKRHKGEKMYSCFECGKCFTWKSHLVRHEKSHTGEKPYSCSECGNSFTQKSHLIAHKRCHTREKMYLCSECGKCFKEKSKLVKHVRSHTGEKPYSCSQCGKCFTVKSNLVTHERIHTGEKPYSCSECGKRFLNKSRLLKHKRCHTGEKPYTCSECGKCFTQKTHLVRHERSHTGEKPYSCSECGKCFTVKTLLLRHERSHTGEKPYSCSECGNCFTHKSNLIAHKRCHTGEKMYSCLECGKCFIQKIHLVRHERNHTGEKPYSCSECGKCFTEKTYLVRHERSHTGEKPYSCSECEKCFTQKSNLIAHKRCHTGEKMYSCSECGKCFRDKSKLVIHVRIHTGEKPYSCSQCGKYFTQKSVLVIHERCHTGEKPYTCSECGKCFTQKSQLALHERIHTGEKPYMCLECGKCFRRKSNLVIHERTHTGVKPYSCSECGKCFSQKSTLVKHERHHT, translated from the exons atgatggaggagcaccagcctcttatatcacagg AAAATCTCAGTAAGAAATGTGAAAATGTCATGTTACCACTAGATGAAGATATCCTGCagcgctcttcaggagaaaacctcattacacttaatgtacatccaggacttcacagtacagatctgtCATATAATCCTCCTAATTATGAGGACCCTTCTCCggaccaatcacagattgttaccgCAAGTACAAGTCAGAAAAGGATTAAAAGGTTTCATTGTGGTAAAGAATCCACAAACAGCTCAGGACTTTCTACACACCGAAAACGTCACAAAGGAGAGAAAATGTATTCATGttttgaatgtgggaaatgtttcacatGGAAATCACATCTAgttagacatgagaaaagtcatacaggagagaaaccatattcatgttcagaatgtgggaactcTTTCACACAGAAATCACATCTTATTGCACATAAGAGATGTCACACAAGAGAGAAAAtgtatttatgttcagaatgtgggaaatgttttaaagagAAATCAAAACTTGTTAAACAtgtgagaagtcacacaggggaaaagccttattcatgttcacaatgtggaaaatgttttacagtgaaatcaaatcttgttacacatgagagaattcacactggggaaaagccatattcatgttcagaatgtgggaaacgttttTTAAATAAATCAAGACTTTTAAAACATAagagatgtcacacaggagagaaaccatatacatgttcagaatgtgggaaatgttttacacagaaaacacatcttgttagacatgagagaagtcacacaggagagaaaccatattcatgttcagaatgtgggaaatgttttacagtgaAAACACTTCTTcttagacatgagagaagtcacacaggagagaaaccatattcatgttcagaatgtgggaactgTTTCACACATAAATCAAATCTTATTGCACATAagagatgtcacacaggagagaaaatgtattcatgtttagaatgtgggaaatgttttatacagaaaatacatcttgttagacatgagagaaatcacacaggagagaaaccatattcatgttcagaatgtgggaaatgttttacagagaaAACatatcttgttagacatgagagaagtcacacaggagagaaaccatattcatgttcagaatgtgagaaatgttttacacagaaatcaaatcttattGCACATAagagatgtcacacaggagagaaaatgtattcatgttcagaatgtgggaaatgttttagagaTAAATCAAAACTTGTTATACATGTGAGAATTCATACAGgggaaaagccatattcatgttcgcaatgtgggaaatatttcacACAGAAATCAGtacttgttatacatgagagatgtcacacaggagagaaaccatatacatgttcagaatgtgggaaatgttttacacagaaatcacaGCTTGCtttacatgagagaattcacacaggagagaaaccatatatgtgtttagaatgtgggaaatgttttagacgAAAATCAAATCTGGTTATACACGAGAGAACTCACACTGGGgtaaagccgtattcatgttcagaatgtgggaaatgtttttcacAGAAATCCACTCTTGTTAAACATGAAAGACATCACACAtga